In Burkholderia lata, the DNA window CAGCACGCCGTCGAGCCGTAGTTGCCGCACCAGCCGGTCGGCAAAGAACAGCGCATCGTTGTAGTCGATGAAATCGGCGAACGCATGCGGGAAGATCACGAGCGTCGTGTCGACCTGCTGCGGGTCCGCCGCGTCGAGCGCGCGCAGCTCCGTTTCGAGTTCGGCGAGCGCGTCTTCCAGCGTCGTCGCTTCGCTGATCGCGTAGCGCACCTGTTCCTTCACATAGACGCTTTTCGCGAACGGGCACAGATTGAGCCCGATCACCGCGCGCGCGAGCCAGTGCCGCGTGGCGGCGAGGATGTCGTCGTGCGATTCGGGGCGGGTGTCGGTCATCGTGAAACCAGTCGGGCGGAAGGGCGGCGAGGGCCGCATTGTAGCGGGCGCGCCGTCACGCGCAGGCGGCTTCGATCAACTGCGTGACGAGCGCGGGCGCGACGCCGATCGGCGTTTCACCGTGCCGATAGGTCTGGCTGGCCGCGTAGATGCCTTCGATCACCAGCGCGAGCGAGTCGGCGAGCACCTGCGGCTGCCGCGCACCGGCGTCTTCGCACAGTGCGACGAGCCGCTTCATCAGCTGTTCCTTGTTCTGCGCGACGCGCTCGCGCGCCGGGTGCGACGCATCCGGGAATTCGGCTGCGACGTTGACGAACGGGCAGCCGCGGTAATCCTTCTGCGTCGCGCGCTCGGCGAGATCGACGAAATACTGGATCAGCTGCGCTTTCGGCTGACCCGGGTGC includes these proteins:
- a CDS encoding TetR/AcrR family transcriptional regulator, producing the protein MSGIEIAKPPARRTRRPIDGATAQEHLLRAAEELFYKEGVRTVGVEAVVERAGVNKMSLYRQFSSKDELILAYLERMDACFFDRFNTSVAKHPGQPKAQLIQYFVDLAERATQKDYRGCPFVNVAAEFPDASHPARERVAQNKEQLMKRLVALCEDAGARQPQVLADSLALVIEGIYAASQTYRHGETPIGVAPALVTQLIEAACA
- a CDS encoding DUF1415 domain-containing protein is translated as MTDTRPESHDDILAATRHWLARAVIGLNLCPFAKSVYVKEQVRYAISEATTLEDALAELETELRALDAADPQQVDTTLVIFPHAFADFIDYNDALFFADRLVRQLRLDGVLQIASFHPDYRFEGSEPDDIENYTNRAPYPILHLLREDSIARAVDAFPDASAIYEKNQETLRRLGHDGWREWMRRPGDDV